GAGGATCATGAAGCTCGACATGGAGCCCGGTGCGGTGTTCACTCTTGCCCCGTCGGAGGCGGGTACCAGGAACCTCTACATCACCGAGACCAGCGCGAAGGTCGCCGGGAAGGAGTATCCCGCGGGCACGAGGCTCAAACTGAAGCCCGACGCCGAAGTCCCGATAGAGATGCTCTCCGAACCGTCGGAGGTATGGATCCTCGAAGGAGATCCCATAGGGGAGAAACAGTGCCAGTGGGGCCCTGTGGTGCTCGCCAACAACGCAGAGGTCAGGAAGGCCAACAACGAGGTCCGCGAGAAAGAGCTCGAGAACTGGAACTGGGAGTACGTGAACCAGAAGCAGCCTCTCGGAACGGGCAGGTTCTACAGGGCCGCGGACGGCACTGAGTCACGTCCGAAGGAACCGGAAACCGGGGAGTGAGTCTCCCCGGGGAAAACCCCTCCCGCTTCGCAATCGCCTTACTAATCGTGCGCGCGCACGTCCGTATTTTTATACTTTTTAAACGATACCCGTCTCATGGTAAATCAGGTACGTGCGGCCCATATCCTCGTTCCGGATGAGAAGAAGGCCAAAGACCTCAAAGCGAAGATCGATGCGGGCGAGGATTTCGCCGAGCTCGCCAAGAAATGGTCCCACTGCCCCTCCAAGAAGAAAGGCGGGGACCTGGGCTGGTTCAAGAAGGGTGACATGGTCCCGGAGTTCGAGACCGCGGCCTTCACGGCCAAGACCGGCGATGTGGTCGGCCCCGTGAAGACACAGTTCGGCTGGCACATCATCAAGATCCTGGGCACCAAGTGATCCTATGGGACTCTTCAGCAGGAAGAAAAAGTCCGAGGAGGAAGAGGAGGTCAGGAAACCTGTCGACAGATTCGACAGGAGTGTTTACGTTCAGACCAGCACCCAGAAGACTGCTGGTAAGAAAACCGATTCCAAGAAAACCAAAGGGGAGAAAACAATGGCAGAGAAAAAGACCGCCGAGAAGAAACCTGCTGCGAAACCCGCAGCAAAGAAAGAGACCGCAGCCAAGAAGACGGAGACCAAGAAGGCCGCCGCCAAGCCCGCTGCAGAGAAGAAGACTGCAGCTAAACCCGCAGCTAAGACCGCGGCAAAACCGGCAGCGAAAGAGACCGCTGCCAAGAAGGAACCCGCCAAGAAACCTGCCGCCAAAGCTGCCGCACCCAAAGAGAAGAAGGTCTGGCACATCACCAAGCGCGATGACGAGAACAAATGGCAGGTAAAGTGCGAGGGCAACAGCAAGGCCACCAAACTCTTCAACACCAAGAAGGAAGCCGAGGAGTACGTGAAGAGCCTCACCGCCAACAACGAGGGCTCCAGGGTCGTCGCTCACAAGAAGGACGGCAAATTCCAGAAGAAGTGAACGGGATCGGGGTACTTCCCCAATCCCTAAATACACAATGGGGTATGGTGAAAACATATGAAAGGCACTCCCAGGACCGATTGTGCTGTCGACGCCGCCATGTCGGTGATCGAAGGCAGATGGAAGACCGTAATCATCTGCATCCTCGCCAGGAACGGCGAGCCCATGAGGTTCAATCAGCTGATTAACAAGATCGAAGGCATCTCGCCCAGGATCTTCACCCTGCAGCTCAGGGAACTGGAGAGCGACGGCATCATCACCAGGAACGTCGTATCCACCTCGCCCAAATATGTCGAGTACTCGCTCTCCGAGAAGGGACTGAGTCTCATCCCCATCCTCCAGATGCTCGCCGACTGGGGACTCAAGCACATGTTCTCCAACATGGTCTCCTTCCCCGGCGACGTCGTTTCCGAGCCTGACAAGGCCGACGTCTGAAGGTTTATATACTGGGTGGGTATCTCAAGTTTTGGTCTGACGGCCATAGCGGAGGGGTTCACCCGGTCCCATTTCGAACCCGGCAGTTAAGCCCTCCCGCGTAGATGTCGCGTACTGTGTTGCGCAAGTGCACGGGAAAGCATCCACGCTGTCAACCACTTCTTCACTTCTCTTCGATGGCTCTGCCATAGCCTGAATTTTCACAGGAATCCGGTATGCTCGAGGACAATCTTGATTCCGATGAGGATCAGTATGATTCCTCCGAGGAGTTCCGCCCTGCTTCCGAGCCTGTCTCCGAACACGCTCCCTGCCTTCACACCGAACACGGATATGGCAAAGGTGATGATACCGATGATCGCCGCCGGGAGCAATATCTCGGACCCGTCCATGGCCATGCTGATTCCTACCGCCAGGGCATCGATGCTGGTGGCAATCGCAAGCACGAACATCACCATGATGCCGATATCGGCGCCTTTCGATTCGTCCTCTTCATCGGAGAACGACTCCCGGATCATATTGCATCCGATAAGTGCCAGCAGTACAAAAGCAACCCAATGGTCGTAATCGGAAATCAGCGAATGGAATGACTGACCGAGATAGAAACCGATCAGGGGCATCAGGAACTGGAAGAAACCGAACCATAACCCTATGATTGCTCCAGCCCTGACGGTGAACCTGCCCATGGCCATCCCTTTGCATACGGAGACGGCGAAAGCGTCCATCGCCAGTCCGATACCCAGGAGGACCACGGTCAGATAATCCATATCCCAGGAAAATGGCTGGGAGATAAAAGGATGGCGGGGGTTAAGCCCCGCCTAAAATGTGCCTCTTTCTGAAAAACAGTGGGTAATCGGTTGGACAAAAGTACAAACGTCTGATTCCACATTCCGTTTCCATGAATCCTCTCAACAGTTTCATGGAGAAGGCAATCGGAATCGTCCCGCCTTGGTTCGTGAAGTCTGTGGAATATGACGGGGTGGAGACCGTCAATGTCGAATTGGGATTCGACAGGAAGCACAGGCCGGCTGCTCCGGCCTGTCCCCGCTGCGGCGGGGAATGCAGCTATTACGATATGGTGGAGAAGACCTGGAGACACACGGATGTCTGCGACTGGATGTGTATCGTTCACGGTGTAATCCCCAGAGTGAAATGCGGATCATGCGGCAGCGTGACCAGAATCAACGCCCCCTGGGCATCGGATTCCATCAGCAAGTTCACGCAGAAATTCGAGGAGAAGGTCATCGGTCTGACGAAGAAGATGCCCGTCTCCGACGTATGCAAAGAGATGCGGCTTGACGACAGCACGGTCTGGACCATCATCGAAAGACACGTGGACCGCTGCATGGATCATCAGGATCTGGCTTATGTGGACACTTATTACGTGGACGAGAAATGCATCAGGAAAGGCCGCCGTTATCTCAGTACCTTCCTGGACCAGAACCACAGGGTAATCTATGTGGGAGAGGACAACACCTCCGAGACGGTGAGAGGATTCAGGGAACATCTGGAATCCCGCAACGGATGTGCCGGTAACATCCGGCACATCAGCATGGACATGGGCGCCGGTTTCAAGAAAGGTGCCGAAGAGTACTTTCCCGACGCCGAACCGACGTTCGACAGATTCCATGTCACCGAACACATGACCGAAGCAGTCAACGATACCAAGAAACGCGAATACTGCGACCTGGTGAACTACACTCCCGACGAACGGGGGATGATGAAAGGGCAGAAGTACCTGTTCCTGAAGAACTACGACAACCTGGATGACGGGAAGAAAGGGAAACTGCACGATCTGCTGTCGATATTCCACGATCTGGGAATAGTGTACAGGTTCAAAGAGACCTTACGGAAACTCTGGGACATGTCCTGCAAGTTTGATGCGTGGAAATTCCTGATGGATTGGATCGAGTCTGCCAGGAGAACAGGGATTCCGGAATTGATCAAGGTGACGAACCTGCTGGAGAATCATTCGAAAGGTATTCTCAATTGGTATGATTCGCATATCAGCAACGGTGTGATGGAAGGGTTCAACAGCGTTCTTCATGCATTCAAAGGCCGTGCAAGGGGATACCGCAGTTTCGAGAGATACCGGACGATGATCTACCTCCGCTGTTCCGGATTGTGCTGACTCTTGTAGGTAGACAGGTAGGGGGCAGTCCCTATGTTCAACGGACGTATGACGAGGGGGAGCCCGTCCTCCCCCGAGGAATACGTACGCTTCTCGGTGTTTTCCTGATTGTGACAGATTTTGTTAACGTGCAATCGCGGGTGCGATTGCACTTATTTCGTT
The sequence above is a segment of the methanogenic archaeon ISO4-H5 genome. Coding sequences within it:
- a CDS encoding archaeal histone, translated to MGLFSRKKKSEEEEEVRKPVDRFDRSVYVQTSTQKTAGKKTDSKKTKGEKTMAEKKTAEKKPAAKPAAKKETAAKKTETKKAAAKPAAEKKTAAKPAAKTAAKPAAKETAAKKEPAKKPAAKAAAPKEKKVWHITKRDDENKWQVKCEGNSKATKLFNTKKEAEEYVKSLTANNEGSRVVAHKKDGKFQKK
- a CDS encoding transcriptional regulator HxlR family; amino-acid sequence: MKGTPRTDCAVDAAMSVIEGRWKTVIICILARNGEPMRFNQLINKIEGISPRIFTLQLRELESDGIITRNVVSTSPKYVEYSLSEKGLSLIPILQMLADWGLKHMFSNMVSFPGDVVSEPDKADV
- a CDS encoding peptidyl-prolyl cis-trans isomerase codes for the protein MVNQVRAAHILVPDEKKAKDLKAKIDAGEDFAELAKKWSHCPSKKKGGDLGWFKKGDMVPEFETAAFTAKTGDVVGPVKTQFGWHIIKILGTK
- a CDS encoding transposase; translation: MNPLNSFMEKAIGIVPPWFVKSVEYDGVETVNVELGFDRKHRPAAPACPRCGGECSYYDMVEKTWRHTDVCDWMCIVHGVIPRVKCGSCGSVTRINAPWASDSISKFTQKFEEKVIGLTKKMPVSDVCKEMRLDDSTVWTIIERHVDRCMDHQDLAYVDTYYVDEKCIRKGRRYLSTFLDQNHRVIYVGEDNTSETVRGFREHLESRNGCAGNIRHISMDMGAGFKKGAEEYFPDAEPTFDRFHVTEHMTEAVNDTKKREYCDLVNYTPDERGMMKGQKYLFLKNYDNLDDGKKGKLHDLLSIFHDLGIVYRFKETLRKLWDMSCKFDAWKFLMDWIESARRTGIPELIKVTNLLENHSKGILNWYDSHISNGVMEGFNSVLHAFKGRARGYRSFERYRTMIYLRCSGLC